The proteins below come from a single Streptomyces sp. WMMB303 genomic window:
- a CDS encoding DNA cytosine methyltransferase produces EDGNLAAPQWRDRIYIVLTRTELPLPDVEPRPLAWCPVCEETVHAVQSWKKPGARKLGKYGQQYVYRCPHGARCRHSVVDPYVRPAASVIDWSNLGVRIGDRAAEGLRPLAATTVKRIRKGLQMLGQRRMVLTVNHGGHDGRAVPADQAPLSARTVRIGDAVLVPSGGTWNTTATSTAEPMRTRLANPKGFESLVTPPQADDSFIVTLRRNAASRSVHEPVDTVTGQGRHHWLVIPYRNAAAKSVTDPLHTLGTVDSAGLLGAAPQLEDCHYRMIQPREQLMAQRFPAEYVVTGNKGEQTMQAGNAVSCNVAQWLGQRLAEVL; encoded by the coding sequence CGAGGACGGCAACCTGGCCGCTCCGCAGTGGCGCGACCGCATCTACATCGTGCTCACCCGAACCGAACTGCCGCTGCCCGACGTCGAGCCCAGGCCGCTGGCCTGGTGCCCGGTGTGCGAGGAGACGGTCCACGCGGTGCAGTCCTGGAAGAAGCCCGGAGCCCGGAAGCTGGGCAAGTACGGGCAGCAGTACGTCTATCGGTGCCCCCACGGTGCCCGGTGCCGCCACAGCGTCGTGGACCCGTATGTGCGCCCGGCCGCCAGCGTCATCGACTGGTCGAACCTGGGGGTGCGGATCGGGGACCGGGCCGCCGAGGGGCTGCGCCCCCTGGCCGCCACCACGGTCAAGCGCATCCGCAAGGGCCTGCAGATGCTGGGCCAGCGCCGCATGGTGCTGACCGTCAACCACGGCGGGCACGACGGCCGGGCCGTGCCCGCCGACCAAGCCCCTCTCTCCGCCCGCACGGTGAGGATCGGAGACGCGGTGCTGGTGCCCTCCGGCGGCACCTGGAACACCACGGCCACCAGCACCGCCGAGCCGATGCGGACCCGACTGGCGAACCCCAAAGGGTTCGAGTCCCTGGTCACTCCCCCGCAGGCGGACGACTCCTTCATCGTCACCCTGCGCCGCAACGCCGCCTCCCGCAGCGTGCACGAGCCCGTCGACACCGTGACCGGGCAGGGACGGCACCACTGGCTGGTGATCCCCTACCGCAACGCCGCCGCCAAGTCCGTGACCGACCCACTGCACACCCTGGGCACCGTGGACTCGGCCGGGCTGCTGGGGGCGGCGCCGCAGCTGGAGGACTGCCACTACCGCATGATCCAGCCGCGCGAGCAGTTGATGGCCCAGCGCTTCCCCGCCGAGTACGTCGTCACGGGCAACAAGGGCGAGCAGACCATGCAGGCAGGGAACGCGGTCTCCTGCAACGTCGCCCAGTGGCTGGG